Proteins from a genomic interval of Sphingobacterium lactis:
- the pdxA gene encoding 4-hydroxythreonine-4-phosphate dehydrogenase PdxA, whose product MGDPASIGPEIALKAVLDPQIHEICKPIIVGDAAVFEQIAGLLDLPVSINRIYDVNDAKFQLGIANVFDLDNTDLNQVKFGEISAEAGRVSFESVAKVIELALNKDLDATVTGPINKKSINEAGYHYAGHTEIYADKTGTKKYAMLLVEDNMKVIHVSTHVSLRNACDLVKKERILEVIELLQNGLISLGEKNLKIGVAGLNPHAGDSGLFGTEDDEEIVPAVAEARNLGFDVEGPIPADTLFSKAATGFYGGIVAMYHDQGHIPFKLTGFKWNPEKKQMDSVKGVNITMGLPIIRTSVDHGTAFEIAGKGVASPDAMVLAIKSAVQLALNNK is encoded by the coding sequence ATGGGTGATCCTGCCAGTATAGGTCCTGAAATTGCGCTGAAAGCAGTATTGGATCCTCAAATTCATGAAATCTGTAAACCAATCATAGTTGGAGATGCTGCTGTATTTGAGCAAATTGCTGGATTATTAGATCTCCCTGTTTCGATCAACAGAATTTATGATGTTAATGATGCAAAGTTCCAGTTGGGCATTGCTAATGTTTTTGATCTAGATAATACAGATTTAAATCAAGTAAAGTTCGGTGAAATTTCTGCTGAAGCCGGAAGAGTATCATTTGAATCTGTTGCTAAGGTAATCGAATTGGCATTGAATAAAGATTTAGATGCTACCGTGACAGGTCCCATTAATAAAAAATCAATCAATGAAGCGGGATATCATTATGCAGGCCATACAGAAATTTATGCCGATAAGACTGGCACCAAAAAATATGCTATGCTGTTGGTTGAAGACAATATGAAGGTTATTCATGTGTCGACACATGTTTCTTTACGCAATGCATGTGATTTGGTGAAAAAGGAGCGCATTTTGGAGGTAATAGAATTGTTGCAGAATGGTTTGATTAGTCTAGGCGAAAAAAACCTTAAAATTGGCGTAGCGGGTCTAAACCCTCATGCAGGAGATTCTGGATTGTTTGGAACGGAGGATGATGAAGAAATTGTCCCAGCAGTTGCTGAGGCTCGCAACCTAGGTTTTGATGTGGAAGGTCCTATTCCAGCAGATACGTTATTCTCTAAAGCGGCAACGGGGTTTTATGGAGGAATTGTAGCGATGTATCATGATCAGGGACATATTCCATTCAAGTTGACCGGCTTTAAGTGGAACCCGGAAAAGAAACAGATGGATAGTGTGAAAGGAGTCAATATAACCATGGGTCTGCCAATAATCCGGACCTCGGTAGATCATGGAACAGCTTTCGAAATTGCAGGCAAGGGTGTTGCAAGCCCAGATGCTATGGTATTGGCGATTAAGTCGGCGGTTCAATTGGCACTAAATAATAAATAA
- a CDS encoding glycoside hydrolase family 2 TIM barrel-domain containing protein, which translates to MRYILLLMFIVGGFVESTAQLSQRQYLSGKGKDDGVLWDFMVSEGMQAGQWTKIPVPSNWELQGFGKYNYGFNKEANKGKEVGNYKYNFVVDESWEGKLVNIVFEGSMTDTEVRVNGQLAGEIHQGSFYVFKYDISKLLKYGSTNTLEVRVSKHSANKSVNAAEREADYWIFGGIYRPVYLEAVPKDHVARLSIDAKADGTFRSKILTQGNGDYITVQLFDAKGKKFGKIQKVDITGDSAWVTTNYKSPKLWSAEFPNLYTAHVSLIKNGKKIHEKIQKFGFRTVEVKERDGVYINGAKIKFKGVNRHSFHPESGRTTSKAISIHDVKLMKEMNMNAVRMAHYPPDNHFLEVCDSLGLYVMNELAGWHGHYDTEVGSKLLYEMMHVSDNHPSIIFWANGNEGGHNPELDHIFFEEDIQKRPLIYPWAFYGGFETTHYREYNYGIGSYDHGHNIVMPTEFLHGMFDGGHGAGLEDYWKAMWQNPLSAGGFLWDFQDQGVVRTDKNGIIDTDGNHGADGIVGPYYQKEGSFYTIKEVWSPIFFEKREMTKGFDGNFSIENRYSFTNTNQCTFNFELKKLGTFENDLGNKKGAIKAPNILPYDKGVLAVDLPEDWLAYDVLYLTANDPSGHEIFTWSFPISRPADVADHLIQRTGGDIQVQQTAAAFQITANGISYTFNKKTGLLEEVRNKKGIIPFANGPVIEEAKTNFKGFNLTQEEGRVIIESTFDKKESYNTLRWEIMPSGQLKMHVQYFPEAYFTRYVGVNFSFPEDKIKSVEYMGNGPFRVWKNRMKGNQFGVWKKDYNDVATGEVPFEYPEFKGYHSNMYWTKFNTTEQSFLVFTDREDIFLRLFTPKEQKDTDWKNMEPTFPKGDISFMNGISAIGTKTQKPETTGPMGMKHVYYDFEKEPKRALHMVIYFDFSGN; encoded by the coding sequence ATGAGATATATACTTCTTCTAATGTTTATTGTGGGGGGATTTGTCGAGAGTACCGCACAATTATCACAGCGTCAATACTTATCTGGGAAGGGAAAGGATGATGGTGTATTATGGGATTTTATGGTTAGCGAAGGAATGCAGGCTGGCCAATGGACCAAAATCCCTGTTCCTTCGAATTGGGAACTTCAAGGGTTTGGCAAATATAATTATGGATTTAATAAAGAAGCCAATAAGGGTAAGGAAGTTGGAAATTACAAATACAATTTTGTTGTTGATGAATCTTGGGAAGGAAAATTAGTAAACATCGTTTTTGAAGGTTCCATGACTGATACTGAAGTCAGGGTCAATGGTCAATTGGCGGGTGAAATACATCAGGGTTCATTTTATGTTTTCAAATATGATATTTCAAAACTCTTGAAATATGGCTCAACAAATACCTTGGAGGTTCGCGTGTCCAAGCATTCTGCCAATAAATCGGTAAATGCTGCAGAAAGGGAAGCAGATTATTGGATCTTTGGTGGTATCTATCGCCCCGTCTATCTGGAAGCTGTTCCAAAAGATCATGTGGCTAGATTGTCGATCGACGCAAAAGCAGATGGTACTTTCCGAAGTAAAATATTAACGCAGGGCAATGGCGACTACATTACGGTGCAACTTTTCGATGCAAAGGGTAAGAAGTTTGGGAAAATCCAAAAAGTAGATATAACGGGTGATTCCGCATGGGTAACCACGAACTATAAATCACCTAAGCTGTGGTCTGCAGAATTTCCAAATCTTTATACGGCACATGTATCGCTCATCAAAAATGGGAAAAAGATCCATGAGAAGATTCAAAAATTCGGTTTCCGGACCGTCGAAGTAAAAGAACGTGATGGCGTATATATCAATGGGGCAAAAATTAAATTTAAGGGGGTCAATAGGCATTCATTTCACCCGGAATCAGGTCGAACAACAAGTAAAGCAATATCTATACATGATGTTAAGTTGATGAAAGAAATGAATATGAATGCCGTTCGGATGGCGCACTATCCACCAGATAATCATTTCCTGGAAGTATGCGATTCCCTGGGCTTATATGTGATGAATGAATTGGCAGGGTGGCACGGCCATTACGATACGGAGGTAGGCTCTAAATTACTATATGAAATGATGCACGTCTCTGATAATCATCCATCCATTATCTTTTGGGCAAATGGGAATGAAGGAGGGCACAACCCAGAATTAGACCATATTTTCTTTGAGGAAGATATTCAGAAACGCCCTTTGATATATCCTTGGGCATTTTATGGAGGCTTTGAAACAACTCATTACCGCGAATATAATTATGGTATTGGATCCTATGACCATGGCCATAACATTGTTATGCCTACAGAGTTTTTGCACGGGATGTTCGATGGTGGACATGGAGCAGGATTGGAGGATTATTGGAAAGCAATGTGGCAAAACCCGCTTTCTGCTGGTGGTTTTTTATGGGATTTTCAGGACCAAGGTGTAGTTCGAACTGATAAGAATGGTATCATTGATACGGATGGTAATCATGGTGCAGATGGAATTGTTGGCCCATATTATCAAAAGGAAGGTAGTTTCTATACAATTAAGGAGGTGTGGAGCCCAATATTTTTTGAAAAAAGAGAGATGACCAAGGGTTTCGATGGAAATTTTTCAATTGAAAATAGATATTCATTTACCAATACCAACCAGTGCACATTTAATTTTGAGCTTAAAAAACTAGGAACCTTTGAAAATGATCTGGGAAATAAGAAGGGAGCTATAAAAGCACCGAATATTCTTCCTTATGATAAAGGAGTTTTGGCTGTTGACTTGCCAGAAGATTGGCTAGCCTATGATGTATTATACCTTACTGCAAATGATCCCTCTGGGCATGAAATATTCACATGGAGCTTTCCAATTAGTAGACCTGCCGACGTTGCTGATCATTTAATACAACGTACAGGTGGTGATATCCAAGTTCAACAAACGGCAGCTGCATTTCAAATTACGGCGAATGGAATTTCGTATACTTTCAATAAAAAAACAGGATTATTGGAGGAGGTCCGTAATAAAAAAGGAATTATACCTTTCGCAAATGGACCTGTAATTGAGGAGGCGAAAACCAATTTTAAAGGGTTTAATCTGACGCAAGAAGAAGGCCGCGTAATAATTGAATCGACATTCGATAAAAAAGAAAGCTATAATACATTGCGTTGGGAAATTATGCCTTCAGGTCAGTTAAAGATGCATGTTCAATATTTTCCCGAGGCTTATTTTACACGATATGTTGGTGTAAACTTCTCCTTCCCGGAGGATAAGATTAAATCAGTAGAGTATATGGGGAATGGTCCTTTTCGGGTGTGGAAAAATAGGATGAAAGGTAATCAATTTGGGGTCTGGAAAAAGGATTATAATGATGTGGCAACAGGAGAGGTGCCTTTTGAATATCCAGAATTCAAAGGCTACCACAGCAACATGTATTGGACAAAATTCAACACTACGGAACAATCTTTCTTAGTCTTTACAGATCGAGAAGATATATTCCTTCGATTATTTACGCCCAAGGAACAAAAGGATACCGATTGGAAAAATATGGAACCTACATTTCCGAAGGGGGACATCTCCTTTATGAATGGTATCTCCGCGATAGGAACCAAAACCCAGAAACCCGAAACAACGGGGCCTATGGGAATGAAGCATGTGTATTATGATTTTGAAAAGGAACCGAAACGGGCATTACACATGGTTATCTATTTCGATTTTTCAGGGAATTAA
- a CDS encoding four-carbon acid sugar kinase family protein has protein sequence MGTVLVLADDLTGATELGGIALRFGLQVRICHNLIQTPKTDVVILNTNNRALHRGEVLKNLEDLFKDFDCQCYDFVYLKFDSALRGFIDFETSWYLKKFKRQKLLFCPINPLLKRVIQNGVYLIDGVPIHETSFKDDPEFPIQFGEIDRNLGGEWLTLPVENLNGTQGKIIIEADDFTDLKKLAKLVTPDTLFAGAGAFFTALLEDRYQSSSNQHKIIPKPDIIICGSTHDQSREWLKAQDEKVKVVWDGLDYEIVYRLIAIKRSGRIPVFAYSDVVEGSPKYLRHRMGHVISLFLETCPCNELFIEGGSTASAILKILGVDTLIPEQEILPGLVRSKVPDLNLYISMKPGSYSWGNIAF, from the coding sequence ATGGGTACTGTATTAGTTTTAGCAGATGATCTAACAGGGGCAACCGAATTGGGAGGAATTGCATTGCGTTTCGGGTTGCAGGTACGCATTTGTCATAATCTCATACAGACCCCAAAGACAGATGTTGTCATTCTGAATACCAATAATAGAGCATTGCACAGGGGGGAGGTTTTAAAGAACCTAGAGGATCTATTTAAGGATTTTGATTGCCAATGCTATGATTTCGTTTATTTAAAATTTGATTCAGCCCTACGTGGATTTATTGATTTTGAAACATCTTGGTATTTGAAAAAATTCAAACGTCAAAAATTGCTATTCTGTCCAATAAATCCATTGTTGAAACGGGTCATCCAAAATGGTGTATACCTAATCGACGGTGTTCCCATTCATGAAACATCCTTTAAAGATGATCCTGAATTTCCTATCCAATTTGGGGAAATAGACCGTAATCTGGGTGGGGAATGGCTAACGCTTCCCGTTGAAAATCTAAACGGAACGCAGGGAAAAATAATTATTGAGGCAGATGACTTTACTGATTTGAAAAAGTTGGCTAAATTGGTTACTCCGGATACCTTGTTTGCTGGAGCTGGAGCTTTTTTTACCGCTCTGTTAGAAGACCGGTATCAATCCAGTTCTAATCAGCATAAAATCATCCCAAAGCCAGATATAATTATCTGTGGTTCCACACACGATCAGTCTAGAGAATGGTTGAAAGCACAGGATGAAAAAGTAAAAGTGGTATGGGATGGCTTAGATTATGAGATTGTATATCGATTAATTGCCATAAAAAGGAGTGGCAGAATTCCGGTGTTTGCCTATTCAGATGTTGTTGAAGGCTCACCGAAATATTTGCGCCATAGGATGGGACATGTTATCTCGTTATTCCTGGAGACCTGTCCTTGTAATGAACTTTTTATCGAAGGTGGATCAACAGCATCCGCCATTTTGAAAATTTTAGGAGTTGATACCTTGATACCAGAACAGGAGATCCTTCCGGGGCTCGTGCGTTCAAAAGTACCTGATTTAAACCTATACATCAGTATGAAACCGGGAAGTTATTCTTGGGGAAATATTGCATTTTAA
- a CDS encoding alpha-L-rhamnosidase: MKLQRVILFFVLIQTLGFGSTSYGQKLHNLRCELMNNPRGIDRQAPRLSWEIQDSTRGVYQIGYHVIVSSSLAKLEREIGDLWDSGKVNSNNSTTVYYDGQKLESRQQVYWKVRVYTNKQDLGWSAPANWTTGLRYYKDWKNRWIGLDGYQDTDDEQKGQLSGRYFRKDFETKKKVQKATAYIMGLGLYELSINGKKIGDHVLAPTPTDYSTNIKYNVFDVTSDLAQGENTIGVILGNGRFYAMRQAKPYKVKSFGFPKLQFQLEIQYNDGSTEYIESDNTWKVSTNGPITSNNEYDGEDYDARKEFTGWDMANFDDHSWQSVNYVQEPAGRFEAQLNAPMKVMMDIHPAQIIQREDGKLIIDYGQNFTGWVKLKVSGPAGTQVKLRFAESLDEQGNLFVANLRDAKSTDHYTLKGEKEEEWEPKFTYHGFRYVEVSNYPGAIKKENFVGRFVYDDMATIGSFQSSDSLLNRIYKNAWWGIASNYKGMPIDCPQRNERQPWLGDRPGSAYGETFLFDNINFYCKWLDDIKLSQKDDGSIPDVAPAFWRYYSDNSTWAGTYIIVAHMLYKQSGDIRILKDHYPAMKKWINYMQDRYNDDSGLMVKDSYGDWCFPPESIEAGRGKIADKKYPSKLLASATFYHLLTLMGDIGDVLQDKAADQYAKEALKVKKAFNQTFNNGDGTYGSNSLTENILAYNFDLVEVEEQKKVRENITNLINHTYNGHLHNGVVGIQWLMRALHKMGEDDLALKIATQKTYPSWGYMIEQGATTIWELWNGNTAHPKMNSQNHVMMLGDLLVWYYEQLAGIASKENAFQVISMKPVFPKGLEAVKASYQSLYGEITSDWQVDGQKLRWQITIPPNTEAEVFIPARSETEVFESGKHLNQSEGIEKISRDEDYIKVSLKSGNYLFNSHI; this comes from the coding sequence ATGAAGCTACAGCGTGTGATACTATTTTTTGTCTTGATTCAAACCTTAGGGTTTGGTTCAACTTCCTATGGACAGAAACTTCATAATTTACGCTGTGAATTGATGAATAATCCTAGGGGAATAGATCGACAAGCTCCTCGATTGAGCTGGGAAATTCAAGATTCCACACGTGGTGTATATCAAATTGGCTATCATGTTATCGTATCTTCCAGTCTAGCTAAGCTAGAAAGGGAAATAGGTGACCTGTGGGATTCTGGAAAGGTGAATTCCAACAATTCTACCACTGTTTATTATGACGGTCAAAAACTAGAAAGCAGGCAACAAGTATATTGGAAAGTACGCGTGTATACGAATAAACAGGATTTGGGATGGTCCGCTCCCGCGAATTGGACAACGGGTTTACGCTATTACAAAGATTGGAAAAATAGATGGATTGGTTTGGACGGTTATCAAGATACCGATGATGAACAAAAAGGTCAACTGTCAGGGCGCTATTTCCGTAAGGATTTTGAAACCAAAAAGAAGGTTCAAAAAGCCACTGCATATATCATGGGTTTGGGGTTGTACGAGCTATCGATCAATGGAAAGAAAATCGGAGACCATGTATTGGCACCAACACCAACGGATTACTCCACGAACATTAAATACAATGTTTTTGATGTGACGTCTGACCTTGCACAAGGTGAAAATACGATTGGAGTTATCCTTGGAAATGGCCGGTTTTATGCTATGAGACAAGCAAAACCTTACAAAGTAAAATCATTTGGTTTCCCTAAACTTCAATTTCAATTGGAGATCCAATATAACGATGGGAGTACCGAATATATCGAGTCAGATAATACTTGGAAAGTAAGCACAAATGGGCCAATTACCAGCAATAATGAGTATGACGGGGAGGATTATGATGCAAGAAAAGAATTTACAGGTTGGGATATGGCCAACTTCGATGATCATTCCTGGCAATCGGTTAATTATGTTCAGGAACCTGCCGGTCGCTTTGAAGCGCAGCTGAATGCACCCATGAAAGTGATGATGGATATCCATCCCGCTCAGATAATTCAACGGGAAGATGGCAAGCTGATTATTGATTATGGACAGAATTTTACGGGTTGGGTTAAGTTAAAGGTTAGCGGACCTGCCGGAACACAGGTGAAGCTGCGTTTTGCTGAATCCCTAGATGAGCAAGGCAATCTATTTGTTGCGAATCTTCGTGATGCAAAGTCTACCGATCATTATACTTTGAAAGGCGAGAAGGAAGAAGAATGGGAACCAAAATTTACGTACCATGGTTTTCGGTATGTTGAGGTCAGTAACTACCCCGGGGCTATTAAAAAAGAAAACTTTGTTGGTCGATTTGTTTATGATGACATGGCGACCATCGGATCCTTTCAAAGTAGCGATTCTCTGCTAAATAGGATTTATAAAAATGCATGGTGGGGAATTGCTTCCAACTACAAAGGGATGCCAATTGATTGCCCTCAGCGTAATGAAAGACAACCTTGGTTGGGCGACCGACCTGGTAGTGCGTATGGAGAAACCTTCCTTTTTGATAATATAAATTTTTATTGTAAATGGTTGGACGATATTAAGTTATCTCAAAAGGATGACGGCTCCATTCCTGATGTAGCCCCTGCTTTTTGGAGATACTACAGTGATAACAGTACATGGGCAGGAACCTATATTATTGTTGCACATATGCTTTACAAGCAGTCTGGAGATATCAGAATATTGAAAGATCATTATCCTGCAATGAAAAAATGGATTAATTATATGCAGGATCGATACAATGATGATTCAGGCTTAATGGTTAAGGATAGTTACGGTGATTGGTGCTTTCCTCCAGAAAGCATTGAAGCCGGTAGGGGAAAAATTGCTGACAAAAAATATCCGAGCAAACTGTTAGCAAGTGCTACATTCTATCATTTGCTCACTTTAATGGGAGATATAGGCGATGTACTACAAGATAAAGCAGCTGACCAATACGCCAAAGAAGCATTGAAAGTGAAAAAAGCATTTAATCAAACTTTCAATAACGGTGATGGAACCTATGGAAGTAATAGCCTAACTGAAAATATCCTTGCTTACAATTTTGATTTGGTCGAGGTGGAAGAACAAAAAAAGGTTCGCGAAAATATTACCAATCTGATAAACCATACTTACAACGGTCATTTGCATAACGGTGTTGTTGGGATCCAGTGGTTGATGCGTGCTCTGCACAAAATGGGTGAAGATGACTTGGCGCTAAAAATTGCGACGCAGAAAACCTATCCATCCTGGGGTTACATGATCGAGCAGGGGGCAACGACGATATGGGAATTATGGAATGGAAATACTGCACATCCAAAAATGAATTCCCAGAATCACGTCATGATGTTGGGTGATTTGCTGGTATGGTATTATGAGCAGCTTGCTGGGATAGCGTCCAAAGAGAATGCATTTCAGGTGATTTCCATGAAACCAGTTTTCCCAAAAGGGCTTGAAGCCGTAAAGGCATCATATCAAAGCTTGTACGGTGAGATTACTTCTGATTGGCAGGTAGATGGTCAAAAATTAAGGTGGCAAATCACGATTCCACCCAATACCGAAGCTGAAGTATTTATCCCAGCGCGCTCGGAAACTGAGGTGTTTGAGTCAGGCAAGCATTTAAACCAATCGGAAGGTATTGAAAAAATTTCCAGGGATGAAGATTATATAAAAGTTAGTTTAAAGTCAGGTAATTATTTGTTCAACAGTCATATTTAG
- a CDS encoding iron-containing alcohol dehydrogenase: protein MNATKRNLNIVFPRHFVFGNGVLAQLKEELHAAKVRRVILMSIEPLKERLQSVIEDLKSAGIMVTADYSIQQEPSFADLRSLLIKFSEVDADTVIGIGGGSVLDIAKLIAALLDNDQKLEDVVGNGLLQKRNKRLICIPATSGTGSEVSPNAILVDDEGQKKGIISPNLVPDAVYADPLLTLTLPGAITAATGLDALTHCLEAFTNRFSQPFIDMFAIRGIKLIADNLVSAVQDGANEKAREEVALGSILGGFCLGPVNTAAVHALSYPLGTEFHLAHGLSNALLLPYVMEFNYRSAPQKYAEVAIALGCPRGENDEETARKGIDRIRQIIDECGIPSRLGELDIPKEAIPKLAEDALKITRLLVNNPREVTLEDAISIYRAAY from the coding sequence ATGAACGCGACGAAAAGAAATTTAAATATCGTATTTCCAAGACATTTTGTATTTGGAAATGGAGTGCTGGCACAATTGAAGGAAGAACTACATGCTGCAAAGGTTCGACGTGTTATTTTGATGAGTATAGAACCTTTAAAAGAAAGATTACAATCGGTAATCGAAGATTTAAAAAGTGCCGGAATAATGGTGACAGCGGATTACAGCATCCAACAGGAACCGTCCTTTGCAGATCTACGGTCGCTGTTGATCAAATTTTCAGAAGTGGACGCAGATACTGTCATTGGTATAGGTGGGGGCAGCGTTTTGGATATTGCTAAATTAATTGCAGCCTTATTGGATAATGATCAGAAACTGGAAGACGTTGTGGGTAATGGGTTATTGCAGAAGCGTAATAAAAGGTTAATTTGTATTCCTGCTACCTCAGGCACAGGAAGTGAAGTTTCACCAAATGCAATTTTAGTAGATGATGAAGGTCAGAAGAAAGGGATAATTTCTCCCAATTTGGTGCCGGATGCCGTCTATGCTGATCCTTTATTGACATTAACTTTACCTGGTGCAATTACTGCTGCTACAGGTCTGGACGCTTTGACCCACTGTTTGGAGGCATTTACCAATAGATTTTCCCAACCTTTTATCGATATGTTCGCCATTCGGGGAATAAAATTGATCGCAGATAATTTAGTGTCAGCCGTTCAGGATGGTGCAAATGAGAAGGCCAGAGAAGAGGTTGCACTGGGTAGTATTCTTGGTGGCTTCTGTTTGGGACCAGTAAATACAGCTGCAGTTCATGCTTTATCCTATCCATTAGGGACTGAATTTCACCTCGCTCATGGCCTATCCAACGCGTTGTTGCTACCCTATGTCATGGAATTTAATTATCGTAGTGCCCCTCAGAAATATGCTGAAGTTGCAATAGCCTTAGGTTGTCCTCGTGGTGAAAACGATGAAGAAACAGCAAGAAAAGGAATTGACCGCATACGACAAATCATTGATGAATGTGGAATTCCAAGTCGATTAGGAGAGTTGGATATTCCAAAAGAGGCCATCCCAAAACTGGCAGAGGATGCCCTGAAAATTACACGATTATTGGTGAACAATCCAAGAGAAGTTACATTGGAAGACGCCATATCTATATATAGAGCTGCATATTAA
- a CDS encoding dihydrodipicolinate synthase family protein: MKEIIVPVVAPLKQDLSLDREAVRRIFMFLHENHACPFILGTTGEAASLSKSFRDEYLEVAAESKAEGQHWYVGVSSNILEESISISQQAHRLGVTAIAATLPTYYQLSVYQMERYFMQLADACSAGLIVYNIPATTHMSLPLDLIERLSKHENIVGIKDSERNMERLQDSLNRWSDREDFKHYIGWAGAAGFALLNGSSGVVPSTGNFAPSVYVQMCEAAERQDVGLVKMMQKQSDELGNLYQANKSLGESLWALKVLMKELGLCEEYMMPPLNSLGDKERQEILRGFHELINNQHIKLTSSHV, from the coding sequence ATGAAAGAGATCATCGTTCCAGTTGTTGCCCCATTGAAGCAAGATTTAAGTCTTGATCGGGAAGCTGTACGACGAATATTTATGTTTTTACATGAAAATCATGCTTGTCCCTTTATTTTAGGAACTACTGGCGAAGCTGCCTCCTTATCCAAATCCTTTAGGGATGAATATTTGGAAGTAGCTGCAGAAAGTAAGGCAGAAGGTCAGCATTGGTATGTGGGGGTTTCCTCCAATATCCTTGAAGAGTCTATCAGTATTTCGCAACAGGCCCATCGCTTGGGCGTTACAGCCATTGCTGCGACATTACCAACGTACTACCAATTGTCGGTTTACCAAATGGAAAGGTATTTCATGCAATTGGCTGATGCCTGCAGTGCTGGTTTAATTGTCTATAACATTCCAGCAACAACGCATATGTCCCTGCCTTTGGACCTGATTGAGCGATTGAGTAAACATGAGAATATTGTTGGAATCAAAGATTCCGAAAGAAATATGGAAAGGTTACAAGATTCGCTGAACAGATGGTCTGACCGAGAGGATTTCAAACATTATATAGGCTGGGCAGGAGCTGCAGGATTTGCCTTGCTGAATGGTAGTTCAGGTGTTGTACCGAGTACCGGAAATTTTGCGCCTTCCGTTTATGTGCAGATGTGCGAAGCAGCAGAAAGACAGGACGTAGGATTGGTAAAGATGATGCAGAAGCAGTCTGATGAGTTGGGTAATCTCTACCAGGCGAACAAGTCATTAGGGGAATCGCTTTGGGCCCTTAAAGTGTTGATGAAGGAACTTGGCCTCTGTGAGGAATATATGATGCCTCCGTTAAACAGTTTAGGCGATAAGGAACGGCAGGAAATTCTCCGTGGATTTCATGAATTAATTAATAACCAACATATTAAATTGACAAGTAGCCATGTTTAA
- a CDS encoding sialidase family protein, whose amino-acid sequence MKRLFLSLMSIMLLLAPPTWAQENALYKWQKGIVKDEFIYEKAPFPSCHSATMAETPTGLVYAFFGGTRERNPDVEIYVSRLENGKWSAPTSAADGILSDNKRMPTWNPVLYQIPNGDLLLFYKVGPKPSAWWGMLKRSADGGKTWSAAERLPDNILGPIKNKPILLSNGNLISPSSTEGDGWRIHFEISPDFGKTWRKVGPINKGKDNLDAIQPSILDHGNGKLQILARTRNWAVAESWSYDNGETWTALNKTSLPNNNSGTDAVTMKNGQHVLVYNHVLPGPENPKGKRTPLNVSVSKNGKDWDAVLILEDSPISQYSYPAVIQTSDGLLHFAYTWRRQKMKHVVVDPKKLKKRKIRNGVWPEVKGYKLPEEKPYKAEEE is encoded by the coding sequence ATGAAAAGGTTGTTTTTAAGTTTGATGTCTATAATGTTGCTTCTAGCACCTCCCACTTGGGCACAAGAGAATGCATTATACAAGTGGCAAAAGGGAATTGTTAAGGATGAGTTCATTTACGAAAAAGCACCTTTTCCTTCCTGTCATTCCGCGACAATGGCAGAAACGCCTACCGGATTGGTTTATGCTTTTTTTGGTGGTACCCGAGAGCGCAATCCGGATGTTGAAATTTATGTGAGCCGTCTTGAAAATGGAAAATGGTCAGCTCCCACGTCTGCTGCAGATGGTATATTATCAGATAATAAGCGGATGCCGACATGGAACCCAGTTTTATACCAGATACCTAATGGGGACTTATTATTATTCTATAAAGTGGGGCCTAAACCATCAGCATGGTGGGGGATGTTAAAGAGATCTGCGGATGGTGGAAAAACATGGTCTGCTGCTGAACGGTTACCAGACAATATACTCGGGCCGATCAAGAATAAACCAATTCTATTGAGCAATGGAAATCTGATTTCCCCATCAAGTACGGAGGGTGATGGCTGGCGTATTCATTTCGAAATAAGTCCCGATTTTGGGAAAACCTGGCGAAAAGTCGGCCCTATAAATAAGGGTAAGGATAACCTGGACGCAATTCAACCTAGCATTCTAGATCATGGCAATGGAAAATTGCAGATTTTGGCAAGGACAAGAAATTGGGCTGTAGCTGAGAGCTGGTCATATGATAATGGAGAAACTTGGACTGCGTTGAATAAGACAAGCCTCCCGAATAATAATTCCGGCACTGATGCCGTAACCATGAAAAATGGACAACATGTTCTGGTCTATAATCATGTTTTGCCGGGGCCGGAAAATCCGAAAGGTAAGCGTACGCCACTGAATGTTTCGGTATCAAAGAATGGTAAAGACTGGGACGCTGTGTTAATTCTTGAAGATTCACCGATTAGTCAATATTCCTATCCAGCAGTTATTCAGACTAGTGACGGGCTATTGCATTTTGCATATACATGGCGTAGGCAAAAGATGAAACATGTTGTTGTGGATCCTAAAAAATTAAAGAAACGAAAAATAAGGAATGGAGTTTGGCCTGAAGTGAAGGGATATAAGCTCCCTGAAGAAAAACCTTACAAAGCAGAAGAGGAATAA